The following coding sequences lie in one Arachis ipaensis cultivar K30076 chromosome B05, Araip1.1, whole genome shotgun sequence genomic window:
- the LOC107640429 gene encoding uncharacterized protein LOC107640429 — MSAVAPLEIRQFSELVNKTRVVEECAKKTALARDTRGGTNNRGRGSGEKCQGYILLATNASGDEQKLDRIPVVNEFSKVFPEDILEFPPQREIEFMIELMSGAGPVSIAPYRMASIELAKLKTQLEELLNKRFIRPSVSPWGALV, encoded by the exons ATGAGTGCTGTGGCTCCATTGGAGATTAGGCAATTTTCGGAATTGGTGAACAAGACGAGAGTTGTAGAGGAATGTGCCAAGAAGACAGCTTTAGCGAGAGATACTCGTGGTGGTACCAATAACAGAGGTCGTGGGAG TGGGGAAAAATGTCAAGGTTATATACTTTTAGCTACGAATGCGTCGGGTGATGAGCAAAAGTTAGACCGAATTCCTGTAGTTAATGAGTTTTCTAAAGTATTTCCTGAAGATATTCTTGAATTCCCACCTCAAAGAGAGATTGAATTTATGATAGAATTGATGTCGGGAGCAGGTCCAGTCTCGATTGCACCGTACAGGATGGCTTCGATAGAGCTGGCTAAACTAAAAACTCAGTTGGAAGAACTTCTGaataagaggttcattcgaccgagtgtgTCTCCGTGGGGAGCGCTAGTTTGA
- the LOC107643424 gene encoding uncharacterized protein LOC107643424 encodes MAASALALASSTSPLCLRKPYQRISLYNARSFILHGKQFLPHTRTNLEPSFHVRTPLAVVPSSLFQRGGCAFSSEEDDDGDDTNDKIEKFLHFEDKPMKFALLVLFWASASLAWFSFSKDANAAVAAASDSIKASGFGLKVANWLRKLGLPDGVVVFTLATLPVLELRGAIPVGYWMNLSPFTLTLLSILGNMVPVPFIILYLKKFASFLAARSSTASQFLDMLFENAKEKAGPVQEFKWLGLMLFVAVPFPGTGAWSGAIIASILDMPFWSGVSANFFGVVFAGLLVNLLMNLGLKYAIITGIILFLVSTFMWSVLRNLRKGLSPSN; translated from the exons ATGGCTGCCTCAGCTTTGGCACTAGCATCATCTACGTCCCCATTATGTTTAAGAAAGCCCTATCAAAGGATTTCACTTTACAATGCCCGTTCCTTCATTTTACATGGAAAACAATTCCTTCCTCACACTCGTACTAACCTTGAACCTTCTTTTCATGTTAGAACCCCTCTTGCGGTTGTTCCTTCTTCCTTGTTCCAAAGGGGTGGTTGTGCTTTTTCTTCGGAGGAAGATGATGATGGGGATGATACCAATGATAAAATTGAAAAGTTTCTGCATTTTGAGGATAAGCCAATGAAATTCGCTTTGCTGGTTCTGTTTTGGGCTTCTGCCTCACTGGCttggttttctttttcaaaagatgCTAATGCTGCTGTTGCTGCTGCTTCTGACTCCATTAAAGCTTCTGGCTTTGGGTTAAAGGTTGCAAATTGGTTGAGGAAATTGGGTTTGCCTGATGGGGTTGTTGTGTTCACACTTGCCACTCTTCCTGTTCTTGAGCTTCGTGGGGCTATTCCTGTTGGTTACTGGATGAACCTCAGCCCTTTCACTTTAACGCTTTTGTCCATTCTTGG GAACATGGTCCCTGTGCCATTCATCATACTCTACCTTAAAAAGTTTGCATCATTCCTCGCTGCGAGGAGCTCTACCGCTTCACAATTCCTTGACATGCTGTTTGAGAATGCCAAAGAGAAAGCCGGTCCAGTCCAGGAGTTTAAGTGGCTTGGTCTAATGCTGTTTGTAGCAGTTCCTTTTCCTGGAACAGGAGCATGGTCCGGAGCCATTATAGCATCCATCCTTGATATGCCATTTTGGTCTGGTGTATCTGCGAATTTCTTTGGCGTTGTCTTTGCAGGGCTTCTGGTAAATTTGCTAATGAACCTTGGTCTAAAGTATGCGATCATTACTGGTATCATCCTTTTCCTTGTTTCCACATTCATGTGGAGTGTCCTCAGAAATCTCAGAAAAGGTTTGAGCCCttcaaattga